The Puntigrus tetrazona isolate hp1 chromosome 23, ASM1883169v1, whole genome shotgun sequence genome has a segment encoding these proteins:
- the LOC122328446 gene encoding F-box only protein 6-like, translating to MCSGLQVDVPLAVVEEILLKLPAHQVVRVCRLVCHEWKELVDSAAHWRERCRRERIQPCDASRLPDDWRLFYFLTRKRRNLLKNPRAEDKLKGWNIIQNGGDRWAAEDNRKPFPDETVTKCFVTSYGLCLKQQVIDLKKEGYVDAFMDQMQPPIKITDWYAPRLDCGCLYEINVQLLDHKKKHICSIEPEKVRFEQWNDEPWCQMTHIFRDYGPGVRFIRFTHGGQDTQFWAGWYGIRVTNSSVEICPAEER from the exons ATG TGCTCGGGTCTGCAGGTAGATGTTCCTCTAGCTGTGGTTGAGGAGATCCTCCTGAAGCTGCCCGCTCATCAGGTGGTGCGAGTCTGTCGTCTGGTGTGTCACGAGTGGAAGGAGCTGGTGGACAGTGCTGCACACTGGAGAGAGCGCTGCCGGAGAGAGAGGATCCAGCCGTGTGATGCTTCCAGACTGCCAGACGACTGGCGCTTGTTTTACTTCTTAACTAGGAAACGACGTAACTTGCTCAAGAATCCCAGAGCGGAAG ATAAACTTAAAGGTTGGAATATTATACAGAATGGAGGTGACCGGTGGGCAGCGGAGGACAATAGGAAACCATTTCCGGATGAGACCgtcacaaaatgttttgtaacatctTACGG GTTATGTTTGAAGCAACAGGTTATTGATTTGAAGAAAGAAGGCTACGTTGATGCATTCATGGATCAAATGCAACCTCCTATCAAAATCACAGACTG GTACGCACCACGCCTCGATTGTGGGTGTCTTTATGAGATCAATGTACAGTTGcttgatcacaaaaaaaaacatatatgttcCATTGAGCCTGAGAAAGTTCGTTTTGAACAGTGGAATGATGAGCCGTGGTGTCAA aTGACTCATATCTTTAGGGATTATGGACCCGGGGTTCGGTTTATTCGTTTCACTCATGGAGGGCAGGATACACAGTTTTGGGCAGGCTGGTATGGGATACGGGTCACTAACAGTAGTGTGGAGATCTGTCCGGCTGAAGAGAGATAG